The Chryseobacterium aureum genome contains a region encoding:
- a CDS encoding helix-turn-helix transcriptional regulator, producing the protein MKEKMKNEKTKLLSRTVITLSIIFFFIGAADFFFSSKRILFYPTLALLIVNLITLLNINKPAIEKIFFIDMIILIIYLSFLCHYFFLDLFFVPIFCLVFLYNFFLFRSVQRIILYILTVLSITLMLFLFRENKNILRSLGDSSIYIGYLRATALFAIGLLLYYIVDFWLKNKSLARESAHMAQTKKDTTVLTDIFEAINRGDGSFMPLFMTTDSFFVNKVRELCPKINDTELEVCALVKLGLTTKEIAIATNSTYKAIESIKYRVRKKLNLDSGINLMLFFNEI; encoded by the coding sequence ATGAAAGAAAAAATGAAAAATGAAAAAACAAAATTATTATCCAGGACAGTTATCACGCTTTCCATCATATTTTTCTTTATAGGTGCTGCTGATTTTTTTTTCAGCAGTAAAAGAATATTATTCTATCCTACACTGGCATTATTGATCGTTAATCTTATTACGTTATTAAATATCAATAAACCTGCGATAGAAAAAATATTTTTTATCGATATGATCATCTTAATTATATATCTATCGTTTCTGTGCCATTATTTTTTCCTGGATTTGTTTTTTGTTCCTATTTTCTGCCTGGTATTCTTATACAATTTCTTTTTGTTCAGAAGTGTGCAAAGAATTATTTTATATATATTAACAGTTCTTAGCATCACCTTGATGCTGTTTCTTTTCAGGGAAAACAAAAATATACTGAGATCCCTTGGTGACAGTAGTATTTATATTGGTTATCTGCGTGCCACAGCCCTATTTGCAATAGGATTACTTCTCTATTACATTGTAGATTTTTGGCTCAAGAACAAATCTCTGGCAAGAGAATCTGCTCATATGGCACAGACAAAAAAGGATACTACAGTACTGACTGATATTTTCGAGGCCATTAACAGAGGGGATGGTTCTTTTATGCCTTTGTTTATGACCACTGATTCTTTTTTTGTGAATAAAGTCAGAGAGCTCTGTCCTAAAATTAATGATACAGAACTGGAAGTTTGTGCTTTAGTAAAGCTGGGACTTACAACAAAAGAAATTGCCATAGCAACAAATTCTACCTATAAGGCGATTGAATCCATCAAATACAGGGTCAGAAAAAAGCTGAATCTGGACTCAGGCATCAATCTGATGTTATTTTTTAATGAAATATAA
- a CDS encoding CPBP family intramembrane glutamic endopeptidase, whose protein sequence is MENSKYPKFTFTWLGGVTLVVGLFVGTMAVSLFSTFWKVVFKENLELKDWFIMVVNSVGFLSAIAFFDFFIVRRTTQKKLNFNLSSVNFSTYLLIFPMMTGMMFISEFVAAQIPTTGPFFGRFYEYFTQLMSQLTDNPVIMIMMTVIMAPVFEEIIFRGIIQKGLINKGVEPWKAILYASIIFGVVHGNPWQLISAVMLGCVLGLVYHKTKSLLMPILLHGFNNLILSLLVLYGKDESFAKVLHISEWLVLAAGIVLFSLFYYLFMKKYKVHYAEM, encoded by the coding sequence ATGGAAAATAGCAAATATCCTAAGTTTACTTTCACATGGTTGGGGGGTGTTACTTTGGTGGTTGGATTATTCGTGGGAACAATGGCTGTTTCTTTATTCAGCACTTTTTGGAAAGTTGTTTTCAAAGAAAACCTTGAGCTTAAAGACTGGTTTATTATGGTTGTGAATTCGGTAGGATTTCTATCTGCTATTGCCTTTTTTGACTTTTTCATCGTGAGGCGGACTACCCAAAAAAAGCTCAACTTCAATTTGTCATCAGTCAACTTTTCTACCTATCTTCTCATATTTCCCATGATGACCGGGATGATGTTTATTTCTGAATTTGTTGCCGCCCAGATTCCTACAACGGGTCCTTTTTTCGGCAGATTCTATGAGTATTTTACCCAACTGATGAGCCAGCTGACTGATAATCCTGTGATCATGATCATGATGACCGTGATTATGGCCCCGGTTTTTGAAGAGATTATATTCAGGGGAATTATCCAGAAAGGGTTAATTAATAAAGGAGTAGAACCCTGGAAAGCTATTTTGTACGCTTCCATTATTTTTGGAGTGGTTCACGGGAATCCGTGGCAGTTGATCAGTGCAGTGATGCTGGGATGCGTACTCGGATTGGTATATCATAAAACGAAATCTTTGCTGATGCCCATATTACTGCATGGATTTAATAATTTAATCCTGTCCCTGTTGGTGCTGTATGGTAAAGATGAAAGTTTTGCAAAAGTGCTGCATATTTCAGAATGGCTGGTTCTGGCAGCAGGAATTGTTCTTTTCTCTTTGTTCTACTATCTGTTTATGAAAAAGTATAAAGTACATTATGCTGAAATGTAA
- a CDS encoding acyl-CoA dehydrogenase — protein MDFNLSEEQLMIQQAARDFAQNELLPGVIERDRDQKFPAEQVKKMGEMGLLGMMVDPKYGGAGMDSVSYVLAMEEIAKIDASAAVVMSVNNSLVCAGLEKFASEEQKVKYLTPLASGQVIGAFALSEPEAGSDATSQKTTAEDKGDYYLLNGIKNWITNGGTATYYIVIAQTDPEKKHKGINAFIVERGWEGFEIGLKEDKLGIRGSDTHSLIFNNVKVPKENRIGEDGFGFNFAMAVLNGGRIGIASQALGIASGAYELALKYAKTRKAFKTEIINHQAIAFKLADMATQITAARMLCFKAACEKDAGKDISESGAMAKLYASQVAMDTTIEAVQIHGGYGYVKEYHVERLMRDAKITQIYEGTSEIQKIVISRSIAK, from the coding sequence ATGGACTTTAATTTATCGGAAGAACAGCTGATGATTCAGCAGGCAGCAAGAGATTTTGCACAAAACGAATTATTACCAGGCGTGATTGAAAGAGACCGTGATCAGAAATTCCCTGCAGAACAGGTGAAGAAGATGGGAGAAATGGGACTTTTAGGAATGATGGTAGATCCAAAATACGGAGGTGCAGGGATGGACAGTGTTTCTTACGTGCTGGCGATGGAGGAGATTGCAAAAATAGATGCTTCTGCAGCTGTTGTAATGTCTGTAAACAACTCATTGGTTTGTGCTGGTCTTGAAAAATTTGCTTCTGAAGAGCAGAAAGTAAAATACCTTACGCCACTGGCAAGCGGGCAGGTTATCGGAGCATTTGCATTATCTGAGCCGGAAGCAGGTTCTGATGCCACTTCTCAGAAAACCACTGCCGAAGACAAAGGAGATTATTACCTTTTAAACGGGATCAAAAACTGGATCACCAATGGTGGAACAGCTACTTATTATATCGTCATTGCACAGACAGATCCTGAAAAGAAACATAAAGGAATCAATGCTTTCATCGTAGAAAGAGGCTGGGAAGGCTTTGAAATCGGATTGAAAGAAGACAAATTAGGAATCAGAGGAAGTGATACCCACTCTTTGATTTTTAATAATGTAAAAGTTCCAAAAGAAAACAGAATTGGTGAAGACGGATTCGGATTCAATTTTGCAATGGCAGTATTGAACGGAGGAAGAATTGGAATTGCTTCTCAGGCGTTAGGAATTGCTTCAGGTGCTTATGAACTGGCATTGAAGTATGCTAAAACAAGAAAAGCTTTCAAAACTGAAATCATCAACCACCAGGCTATCGCGTTCAAATTGGCCGATATGGCAACCCAGATTACTGCCGCAAGAATGCTTTGCTTCAAGGCTGCATGTGAAAAGGATGCCGGGAAAGACATTTCTGAAAGCGGAGCCATGGCAAAATTATACGCTTCTCAGGTAGCAATGGATACTACTATTGAAGCTGTACAGATTCACGGTGGATACGGATATGTAAAAGAATACCACGTAGAAAGATTAATGAGGGATGCCAAAATCACTCAGATCTATGAAGGAACTTCTGAAATTCAGAAAATCGTGATCTCAAGAAGCATCGCAAAATAA
- a CDS encoding DUF1003 domain-containing protein — protein sequence MKKYNEKTEVLEKIADSITSWIGSIQSLIVHTLLFLTSFLLPMLNIVDFDKMLLILTTVLSLEAIYLAIFIQMSVNKSHEKIEDIQEDIEDIQEDIEEISEDIEEISEDIEEINEDIEDIQEDIEEINEDEDEEDHNERAKNVILKSNVSSNKNEIKALKDIISQLQNEIDQLKKDDQ from the coding sequence ATGAAAAAATATAACGAAAAAACAGAAGTTCTTGAAAAAATAGCGGACAGCATTACCTCATGGATAGGATCTATTCAGTCCCTGATAGTGCATACACTGCTCTTTCTTACCTCGTTTTTGCTTCCGATGCTTAATATTGTAGATTTTGATAAGATGCTTCTTATTCTGACGACGGTACTTTCTCTGGAAGCCATTTATCTGGCTATTTTTATTCAGATGTCTGTCAATAAAAGTCATGAGAAAATTGAAGATATCCAGGAAGATATTGAAGATATTCAGGAAGATATCGAAGAAATCAGTGAGGATATTGAAGAGATTAGTGAAGATATCGAGGAAATTAATGAAGATATCGAAGACATTCAGGAAGATATCGAGGAAATTAATGAGGATGAAGATGAAGAGGATCATAATGAAAGAGCGAAAAATGTAATACTGAAGAGCAATGTAAGCTCCAATAAGAATGAGATAAAAGCCTTAAAGGATATTATTTCACAGCTTCAAAATGAGATTGATCAATTGAAGAAAGATGATCAATAA
- a CDS encoding peptide chain release factor 3: MSDLIKEIQKRKTFGIISHPDAGKTTLTEKLLLFGGAIQEAGAVKSNKIKKGATSDFMEIERQRGISVATSVLAFEYRDHKINILDTPGHKDFAEDTYRTLTAVDSVIVVIDVAKGVEEQTEKLVQVCRMRNIPMLVFINKLDREGKDAFDLLDEVEQKLGLTVCPLSLPIGMGSDFQGIYNIWENNIQLFLEEKKQKVGDSIKFDDINDTSIDDVIGEKAAQTLREELDLIQSVYPEFNREDYMKGDLQPVFFGSALNNFGVRELLDAFIDIAPMPQPKESDTRLVKPEENTFTGFVFKIHANMDPKHRDRLAFVKIVSGTFKRNENYLLVREGKKMKFSSPNAFFADKKEVVEESFPGDIVGLHDTGSFRIGDTLTGGEKLSFKGIPSFSPEHFRYINNNDPLKAKQLAKGIDQLMDEGVAQLFTLEMNGRKIIGTVGALQYEVIQYRLEHEYGAKCTYEPLSMHKACWVEADEKSEEFKEFARLKQRFLARDKYNQLVFLADSSFTIHMTQEKFPNVKLHFISEFRED, from the coding sequence ATGTCAGACTTAATCAAAGAAATACAAAAAAGAAAGACCTTCGGGATCATTTCCCACCCGGATGCCGGAAAAACAACTCTTACAGAAAAGCTGCTGCTTTTCGGAGGTGCTATTCAGGAAGCGGGTGCGGTAAAATCCAACAAAATAAAAAAAGGAGCTACCTCCGACTTTATGGAAATCGAAAGACAGAGAGGGATCTCTGTAGCGACATCCGTATTGGCTTTTGAATATAGAGACCACAAAATTAACATCCTTGATACGCCGGGTCACAAAGACTTTGCTGAAGATACCTACAGAACCTTAACGGCTGTAGACTCAGTAATTGTAGTTATTGACGTTGCAAAAGGGGTTGAGGAACAAACCGAAAAACTGGTTCAGGTTTGTAGAATGAGGAATATTCCGATGTTGGTTTTCATCAATAAATTAGACCGTGAAGGTAAAGATGCTTTCGATCTTCTGGACGAAGTGGAACAAAAACTGGGATTAACTGTTTGTCCGCTTTCTTTACCAATTGGTATGGGAAGTGACTTTCAGGGAATTTACAACATCTGGGAAAACAACATTCAGTTATTCCTGGAAGAAAAAAAACAGAAAGTCGGAGATTCTATTAAGTTTGATGACATTAATGACACTTCCATTGATGATGTTATTGGCGAAAAAGCAGCACAAACATTAAGAGAAGAACTTGATCTGATCCAGTCTGTTTACCCTGAATTTAACCGTGAGGATTATATGAAAGGTGATCTGCAGCCGGTATTCTTCGGCTCAGCTTTAAATAACTTCGGAGTTCGTGAGCTATTGGATGCTTTCATTGATATTGCCCCGATGCCGCAGCCTAAAGAGAGTGATACCCGTCTGGTAAAACCCGAAGAAAATACCTTCACAGGGTTTGTTTTCAAAATCCATGCGAATATGGATCCTAAACACAGAGACAGGCTTGCCTTTGTAAAAATTGTTTCCGGAACCTTCAAAAGAAACGAAAATTATTTACTGGTAAGAGAAGGTAAGAAAATGAAATTCTCCTCACCCAACGCTTTCTTTGCAGATAAAAAGGAAGTGGTGGAAGAAAGTTTCCCGGGTGATATTGTAGGTTTACATGATACCGGAAGTTTCAGAATTGGAGACACATTAACTGGTGGAGAAAAATTAAGCTTTAAAGGTATTCCTAGCTTCTCTCCTGAACATTTCCGCTATATTAACAATAATGATCCTTTAAAAGCCAAGCAATTGGCCAAAGGTATTGATCAGCTTATGGATGAGGGGGTTGCACAGCTATTCACGCTTGAAATGAACGGAAGAAAAATCATCGGAACCGTGGGAGCACTTCAGTACGAAGTGATCCAGTACCGTCTTGAGCATGAATATGGTGCAAAATGTACTTATGAACCTTTATCTATGCATAAAGCATGCTGGGTAGAAGCTGATGAAAAATCTGAAGAATTTAAGGAATTTGCAAGATTAAAGCAGAGGTTCCTGGCAAGAGATAAATACAATCAGCTGGTATTTCTGGCTGACTCTTCTTTCACGATTCATATGACACAGGAAAAATTCCCGAATGTGAAACTGCACTTCATTAGTGAATTCAGAGAAGACTAA
- a CDS encoding TIGR02757 family protein, whose product MLKFEELRDFLNEKADQYNEPDFIENDPIQIPHRFSLKQDIEIAGFLAATISWGNRKSIINSADKMLDIMGNSPYDFVMNYSEKDLESIQDKSIHRTFNGQDFSYFIRQFNRIYKENESLENLFKVKEEEHNFLHAIERFRDGFLETEKHRSHKHVSSPYKNSSAKRIIMFLRWMVRKDKRGVDFGIWEDIDPKNLSIPLDVHTGNISRKLGLVSRTQNDWKTVEELDMAIRKLDEKDPAKYDFALFGLGVTKELL is encoded by the coding sequence ATGCTGAAATTTGAAGAACTGAGAGATTTTCTCAACGAAAAGGCAGATCAGTATAATGAACCCGATTTTATTGAAAATGACCCGATACAGATTCCACATCGTTTCTCTTTAAAACAGGACATTGAGATTGCAGGATTTCTGGCAGCCACAATCTCCTGGGGAAACAGAAAATCGATCATTAACTCTGCAGATAAAATGCTGGATATTATGGGGAATTCTCCCTATGATTTTGTGATGAATTATTCAGAGAAAGATCTGGAAAGCATTCAGGATAAAAGCATTCACAGAACGTTTAATGGACAGGATTTTTCCTATTTCATCAGACAGTTCAACAGGATTTATAAAGAAAATGAAAGCCTGGAAAATCTGTTTAAAGTAAAAGAAGAGGAACATAATTTTCTTCACGCGATAGAAAGATTCAGAGACGGATTTCTGGAAACAGAAAAACACAGAAGCCATAAACATGTCAGTTCCCCTTATAAAAATTCTTCTGCAAAAAGAATTATTATGTTTTTGAGATGGATGGTACGTAAAGATAAAAGAGGAGTAGACTTTGGAATCTGGGAGGATATAGATCCGAAAAACCTGTCTATTCCTCTGGATGTACATACCGGAAATATTTCCCGAAAACTGGGGTTGGTTTCCAGGACGCAGAATGACTGGAAAACGGTAGAAGAATTGGATATGGCTATCAGAAAACTGGATGAAAAAGACCCGGCAAAGTATGATTTTGCCTTGTTTGGATTAGGAGTAACCAAAGAACTGTTGTAA
- a CDS encoding AMP-dependent synthetase/ligase, translated as MTIKRLFDIPHYALEKYPKTDMFVTKYQGEWKKTSTQEFINEGNKISRGLLKLGIKPGDKIALITTNSRTEWAIMDFGLSQIGVVSVPVYPSISPEDYEFIFNNAEIQYCFVSDKELLNKVMKVKHNIPSLQGIFTFDHISGAANWREILDLGKDESTQIEVDDLSNAINTEDLATIIYTSGTTGRPKGVMLTHNNIVSNILGAIPRIPKKRSFDYKDARALSFLPICHIFERMLFYLYQYNGFSLYFAESIEKMGENVKEVKPHYMTVVPRLVEKVYDKIYNTGSSAGGLKSKIFFWALNLISKKKVISKPSGLQEMIADKLVFSKWREGLGGEIVTLVSGSAALSTRLNLMFQNAGIPILEGYGLTETSPVISVNSFDKMKVGTVGIPLDNLKVKIQEDGEITVKGPSVFKGYFQNEEMTKEAFTEDGFFKTGDIGHIDSDGFLQITDRKKEMFKTSGGKYIAPQTIENLAKASKFIEQIMVVGDGEKMPCALVQPDFEFAKSWAMRNNLNIGTTPEEIAKSAELKQRIEKEIEGINEHLGNWEKIKKIELTPEVWSIESGLLTPTLKLKRKAVKEKFIALYNKMYDHQD; from the coding sequence ATGACGATCAAGAGATTATTCGATATTCCACACTATGCTTTAGAAAAATATCCTAAAACGGATATGTTCGTAACAAAGTATCAGGGTGAGTGGAAAAAAACTTCTACCCAGGAGTTTATTAATGAGGGAAATAAGATATCCAGAGGTTTGCTGAAACTGGGCATAAAGCCTGGTGACAAGATTGCTTTGATTACCACTAATTCCCGTACTGAATGGGCAATTATGGATTTCGGACTTTCCCAGATCGGAGTAGTTTCCGTACCGGTTTATCCGAGTATTTCTCCTGAAGATTATGAGTTTATCTTCAATAATGCTGAAATTCAGTACTGTTTTGTTTCTGATAAGGAACTGCTGAATAAAGTAATGAAAGTAAAACACAATATCCCAAGCTTACAGGGAATTTTTACTTTTGATCATATCAGCGGCGCTGCCAACTGGCGGGAAATTCTGGATCTGGGTAAGGATGAATCTACCCAAATTGAAGTGGACGACCTTTCCAATGCGATCAATACTGAGGATTTGGCTACTATTATTTATACCTCCGGAACAACCGGAAGACCTAAAGGGGTAATGCTTACCCATAATAATATTGTATCCAATATATTGGGAGCGATCCCAAGAATTCCCAAAAAAAGAAGCTTTGATTATAAGGATGCAAGGGCTTTAAGCTTTCTTCCTATCTGTCATATTTTTGAAAGAATGCTTTTCTATCTTTATCAGTACAATGGTTTTTCTCTTTATTTTGCTGAAAGCATCGAGAAAATGGGCGAAAACGTAAAAGAAGTAAAGCCTCATTATATGACCGTTGTACCACGACTGGTAGAAAAGGTATATGACAAAATCTACAATACAGGATCTTCAGCAGGAGGATTAAAATCTAAAATCTTCTTCTGGGCCCTGAATTTAATTTCCAAAAAGAAAGTCATTTCCAAGCCATCCGGACTTCAGGAAATGATTGCTGACAAGCTGGTATTTTCCAAATGGAGAGAAGGTTTAGGAGGTGAAATTGTGACTTTGGTTTCAGGATCTGCGGCCTTATCTACAAGACTTAACCTGATGTTTCAGAACGCCGGTATTCCTATTCTGGAAGGATATGGCTTAACAGAAACTTCCCCTGTCATTTCCGTCAACAGCTTTGATAAAATGAAAGTGGGAACCGTAGGGATTCCATTGGATAATTTAAAGGTTAAAATTCAGGAAGACGGTGAGATTACGGTAAAAGGTCCTTCGGTTTTCAAAGGATATTTCCAGAATGAAGAAATGACAAAAGAGGCGTTCACAGAAGATGGTTTCTTCAAAACCGGGGATATAGGACACATCGACAGTGACGGGTTTTTACAAATCACCGACCGTAAGAAGGAAATGTTTAAAACATCAGGGGGAAAATATATTGCTCCTCAAACGATTGAAAATTTAGCAAAAGCCTCCAAATTTATAGAGCAGATTATGGTGGTAGGTGATGGTGAAAAAATGCCGTGTGCTTTGGTACAGCCCGATTTTGAATTTGCTAAAAGCTGGGCCATGAGAAACAATCTGAACATCGGTACTACACCGGAAGAGATTGCAAAAAGTGCTGAGCTGAAGCAAAGAATTGAAAAAGAGATTGAGGGCATCAATGAACACCTTGGAAACTGGGAGAAAATCAAAAAGATTGAGCTTACCCCTGAAGTATGGAGCATTGAAAGCGGATTGCTTACTCCTACATTAAAGCTGAAAAGAAAAGCGGTAAAAGAGAAGTTTATTGCTTTATACAATAAGATGTATGATCATCAGGATTAA
- a CDS encoding ribonuclease Z, whose amino-acid sequence MSTYLTILGFNSAIPTINTSPTAQLLEMEERLFLIDCGEGTQVQLRKAKARFSKINHIFISHLHGDHCFGLPGLIASFRLLGRDTPLHVYGPKGIKKMLETIFQITETHRGFEVVYHELDKDYSEKIYEDNRIEVYTIPLDHRIYCNGYLFKEKPKDRHLNMKEIAKYSEIETCDYHNIKAGKDFVLSDGYVLKNEVLTLEPAPSVSYAFCSDTRYLESVIPIIKNVTVLYHEATFLHDLKEMADYTGHTTAMEAATIAQKAQVGKLILGHFSNRYGDLTVFTDEAREIFPNTFLPKALESVKI is encoded by the coding sequence TTGAGTACTTATTTAACAATATTAGGCTTTAACTCTGCTATTCCAACCATCAATACATCGCCCACAGCACAGCTGCTGGAAATGGAAGAAAGGCTCTTCCTGATAGATTGTGGAGAAGGTACACAGGTACAGCTGAGAAAGGCAAAAGCAAGATTTTCAAAAATCAATCATATTTTTATCTCCCACCTTCATGGAGATCACTGTTTTGGACTTCCCGGGCTTATCGCTTCTTTCCGTCTTTTAGGAAGGGACACTCCTTTGCACGTCTATGGCCCGAAAGGTATTAAAAAGATGCTGGAAACCATTTTCCAGATTACGGAAACTCATCGCGGTTTTGAAGTGGTGTATCATGAGCTGGATAAAGATTATTCAGAAAAAATATATGAAGACAACAGAATAGAGGTATATACTATTCCGTTGGATCACCGGATTTACTGTAACGGTTATCTTTTTAAAGAAAAGCCGAAAGACAGGCATCTTAATATGAAAGAAATTGCCAAGTACAGTGAGATAGAAACCTGCGATTATCACAATATTAAAGCAGGGAAGGATTTTGTGCTGAGTGATGGATATGTTCTTAAAAATGAAGTTCTGACGCTTGAGCCCGCTCCATCTGTATCTTATGCATTTTGTAGTGATACCCGTTATCTTGAAAGTGTTATTCCGATTATTAAGAATGTAACAGTTCTTTACCATGAAGCGACATTTCTGCATGATCTTAAGGAAATGGCAGATTATACGGGACATACTACTGCAATGGAAGCTGCTACCATTGCACAGAAAGCTCAGGTTGGAAAACTGATTTTAGGGCATTTTTCCAACAGATATGGAGATCTGACAGTATTTACTGATGAAGCCAGAGAAATTTTTCCCAATACATTTTTACCCAAAGCATTGGAAAGTGTAAAGATTTAA
- a CDS encoding DUF4349 domain-containing protein yields the protein MKKFILLAAVSGTFIMCKKGETTQGNFHEAIHSADSAATVAAETIENAGKTANQVMDSASIKIKDFENTKNDIQQKIETTSRMVDSLSEKIAATKLESKIEKKDSAEKKPEKAVVKTLAPKVIKETKIIYKEKPKNDSYELNMPKDKMVKSGYLSIKAENAETVKEIIREETHRNNGYIKSENLSYVESASPHGEDQKVYSLDIKVPIQHFDGLMDAINNNVGDIDTKDIQVSGGNYTDNTICTINVSISDQAKTATGPETFGGKSLAAIESGWDVITSIFLFILPLWPLFLMAGIGYYFYKKKNTKIPNNGSH from the coding sequence ATGAAAAAGTTCATATTACTCGCTGCCGTATCCGGTACTTTCATTATGTGTAAAAAGGGAGAAACCACTCAAGGCAATTTTCATGAAGCTATTCATTCTGCTGACAGCGCCGCTACAGTTGCTGCAGAAACGATTGAAAATGCCGGTAAAACCGCAAACCAGGTAATGGATTCTGCCAGTATTAAAATAAAAGATTTTGAGAATACTAAAAATGATATTCAGCAAAAAATAGAGACCACATCCAGGATGGTGGATTCTTTATCTGAGAAAATAGCTGCTACAAAACTGGAATCCAAAATAGAGAAGAAGGATTCAGCAGAGAAAAAACCTGAAAAAGCAGTGGTGAAGACCTTGGCTCCAAAGGTTATTAAAGAAACCAAAATCATTTATAAAGAAAAACCTAAGAATGACAGCTATGAACTGAATATGCCCAAAGATAAAATGGTAAAATCAGGATATCTATCCATAAAAGCTGAAAATGCAGAAACGGTGAAGGAAATCATCCGGGAAGAAACTCACAGAAATAACGGCTATATTAAAAGTGAAAATCTGTCTTATGTGGAATCTGCCAGCCCTCACGGAGAGGATCAAAAAGTGTACAGTCTTGATATTAAAGTTCCCATCCAGCATTTTGATGGTTTGATGGATGCCATCAATAATAACGTTGGTGATATTGATACAAAAGATATTCAGGTTTCCGGAGGTAATTATACAGACAATACCATCTGTACAATCAATGTTAGCATCAGTGATCAGGCGAAAACAGCAACAGGTCCTGAAACTTTCGGAGGAAAGTCCCTGGCGGCCATTGAATCCGGCTGGGATGTGATTACATCAATTTTCCTGTTTATTCTGCCGCTTTGGCCATTGTTTTTAATGGCAGGTATTGGATATTATTTTTACAAAAAGAAAAATACAAAAATTCCTAATAATGGTTCTCACTAG
- the rdgB gene encoding RdgB/HAM1 family non-canonical purine NTP pyrophosphatase — MELLVATHNEHKKEEIQQILGSDCMVKSLTDYNIHEEIVEDGDSFHANALIKAKYCFEKTGIPSLGDDSGLVVEALDGRPGIFSARYAGDHDFAKNIEKVLEEMQGIENRKAYFITVLCYYDENGAQYFEGRVHGNLLTENKGFKGFGYDPIFVPEGYERTFAEMDLADKNKISHRKQALDLFMDFLKVTD; from the coding sequence ATGGAATTATTAGTCGCTACACACAACGAACATAAAAAAGAAGAAATCCAACAGATCCTGGGAAGTGACTGTATGGTGAAAAGCCTTACGGATTACAATATTCATGAAGAAATTGTGGAAGATGGAGATTCCTTTCATGCCAACGCGCTGATCAAAGCAAAATACTGTTTTGAGAAAACAGGAATTCCAAGCTTGGGTGACGACAGTGGTCTGGTTGTAGAAGCTCTGGATGGAAGACCCGGAATTTTTTCTGCCCGCTATGCCGGAGATCATGATTTTGCCAAAAATATTGAAAAGGTACTGGAAGAAATGCAGGGAATTGAAAACAGGAAAGCTTATTTTATAACCGTTCTGTGCTATTATGATGAAAACGGAGCCCAATATTTTGAGGGAAGAGTTCACGGAAATTTATTAACCGAAAATAAAGGTTTCAAAGGGTTCGGGTATGATCCTATTTTTGTTCCGGAAGGCTATGAAAGGACCTTTGCAGAAATGGATCTGGCAGATAAAAATAAAATCAGCCACCGTAAACAGGCTCTGGATTTATTTATGGATTTTTTAAAAGTAACCGATTAG